In uncultured Bacteroides sp., one genomic interval encodes:
- a CDS encoding chloride channel protein produces MKTEKTSLFQQFIFWREKNIKEKHFILILSFIVGVCTACAAIILKSLIHLIQNFLTDNFNATEANYLYLVYPVAGILLTGLFVRNIVKDDISHGVTKILYSISRRQGRIKRHNIWSSTIASAITIGCGGSVGAEAPIVLTGSAIGSNLGSVFRMEHKTLMLLIGCGAAGAVAGIFKAPIAGVVFTLEVLMIDLTMASLLPLLITSVTAATVSYIFMGTEAMFKFDLDQAFDMQRIPYVIFLGIFCGLVSLYFTRASNYIETIFGKLQGPYKKLALGGVLLSILIFLFPTLYGEGYDTISLLLKGAASGEWQTVMNNSLFYGYNHLLLVYLFLIIVFKVFATTATNGGGGCGGIFAPSLFLGCIAGFIFSHLSNELGFFINLPEKNFALMGMAGVMAGVMHAPLLGIFLIAELTGGYDLFLPLMICSVSSYLTIIIFEPHSLYSMRLAKKGQLITHHKDKAVLTLMKMENVIENDFQQVSPETDLGELVKVISQAKRNLFPVVDKHGKLQGVVLLDNIRNIMFRQELYHRYTASKLMSSVPAKLFIDDSMERVMHTFDDTQAWNLPVVDEKGTYIGFVSKSKILSTYRQLLVHFSED; encoded by the coding sequence ATGAAAACCGAAAAAACAAGTTTATTTCAGCAGTTTATATTTTGGCGTGAAAAGAATATAAAGGAAAAACACTTTATACTTATTCTCAGCTTCATAGTAGGTGTTTGTACTGCCTGTGCTGCAATAATTCTAAAAAGTCTGATTCATTTGATTCAAAACTTTCTGACCGACAATTTTAATGCCACAGAAGCCAACTACCTTTACTTAGTTTATCCGGTTGCCGGTATTCTGCTGACAGGATTATTTGTACGCAATATTGTGAAAGACGATATTAGCCATGGTGTTACAAAGATTCTATATTCAATTTCGCGCAGACAAGGAAGAATAAAACGTCACAATATATGGTCTTCCACTATAGCCAGTGCCATCACCATCGGATGTGGTGGGTCTGTAGGAGCCGAAGCACCAATTGTTCTTACCGGATCGGCCATTGGTTCCAATCTGGGAAGTGTTTTCAGAATGGAACACAAAACTCTGATGTTACTCATTGGCTGTGGAGCCGCGGGAGCAGTTGCGGGAATCTTTAAAGCACCAATAGCAGGAGTCGTATTTACACTTGAAGTTTTAATGATCGACCTTACAATGGCTTCACTTCTACCCTTGCTGATAACTTCCGTTACTGCTGCTACTGTATCTTATATTTTTATGGGAACAGAAGCTATGTTTAAGTTCGATCTCGATCAGGCTTTCGACATGCAGCGCATTCCTTATGTTATATTTTTGGGAATATTCTGTGGACTGGTATCTTTGTACTTTACCCGGGCTTCAAATTACATAGAGACTATTTTCGGAAAATTACAAGGACCATACAAGAAACTAGCACTTGGGGGAGTTCTGCTGAGTATCCTGATCTTCCTTTTTCCAACTCTTTATGGTGAAGGATATGATACTATCAGCCTTTTACTTAAGGGAGCAGCTTCGGGAGAATGGCAGACAGTTATGAACAATTCTCTTTTTTACGGATACAATCATCTATTATTAGTCTATTTGTTCCTCATTATTGTATTTAAAGTTTTTGCAACAACAGCAACAAATGGTGGTGGTGGTTGTGGTGGTATCTTTGCACCAAGTTTATTCCTGGGATGTATTGCCGGATTTATATTTTCTCATCTGTCAAACGAACTGGGATTCTTTATTAACTTGCCGGAGAAGAACTTCGCACTTATGGGAATGGCCGGAGTAATGGCCGGTGTAATGCATGCCCCTTTGCTGGGGATATTCCTTATTGCCGAGCTAACCGGAGGATACGACCTGTTTCTTCCTTTAATGATCTGCTCTGTAAGTTCTTATCTTACTATAATTATCTTTGAACCTCACAGTCTTTATTCTATGCGTCTTGCCAAAAAAGGGCAACTCATTACTCACCATAAAGACAAAGCGGTACTTACGTTAATGAAGATGGAGAATGTTATTGAAAACGATTTCCAGCAAGTATCTCCGGAAACCGATTTGGGAGAACTGGTTAAAGTAATCTCTCAGGCAAAAAGAAATTTATTCCCGGTTGTGGATAAACATGGAAAACTGCAAGGAGTTGTTTTACTTGATAATATACGTAATATCATGTTCAGACAGGAACTTTATCATCGGTACACTGCAAGTAAACTAATGAGTTCCGTTCCTGCCAAACTATTTATTGATGATTCCATGGAACGAGTAATGCATACTTTTGATGATACGCAAGCCTGGAATCTTCCGGTTGTTGATGAAAAAGGAACATATATTGGCTTTGTCTCTAAATCGAAGATATTAAGTACATACAGACAACTTCTGGTTCACTTCTCCGAAGATTAG
- the fmt gene encoding methionyl-tRNA formyltransferase, translating to MEKKDLRIVYMGTPDFAVESLKCLVEGGYNVVGVITMPDKPAGRGHKLQFSPVKQYALEQNIPLLQPERLKDEEFVEALRAWKADLQIVVAFRMLPEVVWAMPRFGTFNLHASLLPQYRGAAPINWAVINGDTETGITTFFLQHEIDTGNVIQQVHIPIADTDNVEVVHDKLMMLGGKLVIETVDAILEDRVKPIPQEEMAQPEELRPAPKIFKETCRINWSGNVKQIYDFIRGLSPYPAAWTELHNGQESPLTLKVFETEKIEKAHSDVPGTIKTDGKTYLHVAAGNGYLSIKSLQLAGKKRLGIDEFLRGFKVLDDMNLL from the coding sequence ATGGAAAAGAAAGACCTGAGAATAGTATATATGGGAACTCCCGACTTTGCTGTGGAGTCTCTTAAATGCCTTGTAGAAGGTGGATATAATGTAGTAGGTGTAATAACAATGCCCGATAAACCTGCAGGACGAGGACATAAGCTGCAGTTTTCGCCCGTAAAGCAGTACGCTTTAGAACAGAACATTCCTTTGCTTCAACCAGAACGATTAAAAGATGAAGAGTTTGTTGAAGCATTAAGAGCATGGAAAGCAGATCTGCAAATTGTAGTAGCCTTCCGCATGTTACCCGAGGTTGTATGGGCAATGCCACGCTTCGGTACATTTAACCTACACGCTTCACTCCTTCCGCAGTATCGCGGTGCAGCTCCTATCAACTGGGCAGTGATTAATGGAGATACAGAAACAGGAATTACCACATTCTTCCTTCAGCATGAAATAGATACCGGAAACGTTATTCAGCAAGTGCACATTCCAATAGCCGACACGGATAACGTGGAAGTGGTTCACGATAAACTTATGATGCTTGGTGGAAAACTTGTAATTGAAACAGTTGATGCTATTCTTGAAGATCGGGTAAAGCCTATTCCACAAGAAGAAATGGCTCAACCGGAAGAGTTGCGCCCGGCACCTAAAATCTTTAAAGAGACTTGCCGCATCAACTGGTCGGGAAATGTAAAGCAGATATATGACTTTATCCGCGGACTGTCGCCTTATCCGGCTGCATGGACAGAACTTCACAACGGACAAGAGTCTCCTCTTACATTAAAAGTGTTTGAGACAGAAAAAATAGAGAAAGCTCACTCGGATGTTCCGGGAACCATAAAAACTGATGGCAAAACTTATCTCCACGTTGCTGCAGGAAATGGATACCTGTCAATAAAATCTCTTCAGCTAGCCGGAAAAAAACGACTTGGCATTGATGAGTTCCTTCGCGGATTTAAAGTTCTGGATGACATGAATCTTCTGTAA
- a CDS encoding sigma-70 family RNA polymerase sigma factor, translated as MKNLKKMTDEELVILYSKGENQAFDTLLNRYQNRLYSYIYFIVKSTELAEDIFQETFVKAIMTIKQGRYIENGKFPAWLTRIAHNLIIDNYRQERNENVISNDDSEIDLLNNMKLSEGNIEMEIINDQIHNDVRHLVKLLPDNQREVVYMRFYQDLSFKEIADITGVSINTALGRMRYAILNLRRMAEEKEMILTLD; from the coding sequence ATGAAAAATTTGAAGAAGATGACCGATGAAGAATTGGTAATCTTATATTCAAAAGGAGAAAATCAAGCCTTTGATACACTCCTTAATCGATATCAGAATAGGTTATATTCCTATATTTACTTTATTGTAAAAAGTACAGAACTGGCGGAAGACATCTTTCAGGAGACTTTCGTGAAGGCTATTATGACCATTAAACAAGGACGATACATAGAGAATGGAAAATTCCCTGCATGGCTTACACGTATAGCTCATAACCTGATCATTGACAATTACCGACAGGAACGTAATGAGAATGTAATTTCGAACGATGACAGCGAAATTGATTTGCTGAATAATATGAAACTCTCTGAAGGAAACATTGAGATGGAAATCATCAATGATCAAATTCATAACGATGTACGTCATCTGGTTAAACTACTACCTGATAATCAGCGGGAAGTAGTCTACATGCGCTTTTACCAGGATTTGAGCTTCAAAGAAATTGCAGATATTACCGGAGTAAGTATAAATACTGCTCTTGGAAGAATGCGTTACGCCATCCTTAACCTTCGCCGCATGGCAGAAGAGAAAGAAATGATTCTCACTCTCGACTAA
- the rpe gene encoding ribulose-phosphate 3-epimerase: MKHKISPSLLAANFANLAEDIEMINRSEADWLHLDIMDGVFVPNISFGFPVIKAVSKLCKKPLDVHLMIVNPEKFIPEVKATGAKIMNVHYEACPHIHRVIQQIREAGMEPAVTINPSTPVFMLKDIIKDVYMVLIMSVNPGYGGQKFIEHSLDKVKELRMLIDKTGSDALIEVDGGVNEKTAPLLLEAGADVLVAGNSVFAASSPEDMIHQLKAL, from the coding sequence ATGAAACATAAAATATCCCCTTCACTGCTTGCTGCCAATTTTGCTAATCTGGCAGAAGATATTGAGATGATAAACCGAAGCGAAGCCGACTGGCTACATCTTGATATTATGGACGGTGTATTTGTTCCGAATATTTCTTTTGGATTTCCAGTTATTAAAGCGGTAAGCAAACTCTGCAAGAAACCGCTTGATGTGCATTTAATGATCGTAAATCCCGAGAAGTTTATCCCGGAAGTTAAGGCTACTGGAGCTAAAATTATGAATGTTCACTACGAAGCTTGCCCACACATTCACAGGGTAATTCAACAGATTCGCGAAGCAGGGATGGAACCTGCCGTAACCATTAACCCATCTACACCGGTCTTTATGCTGAAAGATATCATTAAAGACGTATATATGGTTCTGATTATGAGCGTTAATCCCGGATATGGAGGTCAGAAATTCATAGAACATTCTCTGGATAAAGTGAAAGAACTAAGAATGTTGATTGATAAAACCGGTTCAGATGCGCTTATTGAAGTGGATGGCGGTGTAAATGAAAAGACAGCTCCCCTGTTGCTGGAAGCAGGTGCAGATGTATTGGTAGCAGGAAATTCGGTATTTGCTGCATCTTCACCAGAAGATATGATTCATCAGCTAAAAGCATTGTAA
- a CDS encoding ComEC/Rec2 family competence protein encodes MTLHLHKYPFVRFLVPLILGICFSHSFLHETGCSGVVMGTLCLMCVLSFILYHILKKYSYRWITGVCIYLLLFTIGTGITELHLSSANYQWSSEKCVYKAQLTEDPKEKEHSILCPASVIASQDSAGSHSVEKKVLLYLTKDSASQQLKRGDQLLFYGQITAPRNNGNPEEFDYASYLLHQNISGTAFAYTGNWQLKGYDQHRTLKQTALDYRKLLLEKIKHLGFSGDEYTVLSALVLGYQDELSEDIRESYSISGASHVLSLSGLHIGFLYFLLEFLLSFANRKRGTLIAKQLTIIILLWGFAFLTGLLSPVVRSVIMFSLIALSRIRNNHPVTLNTLAVAALLMLVYNPFYLYDVSFQLSFTAIAGIVIIQPWLDGLVKTENRIVKYVWGLMTVSIAAQIITTPIILYYFSRFSTHFLLTNIIVVPLVSVIMYLAVFTLCIGFISPLQTLLAFFLKESIKFLNGTVSFVEHLPYSSIDHIWLTTADVAVFYLLLFLSSLYFISRKKWALFGLLPCIALLITFHAKERYQQQNIRSIIFYNARNCPTVHLIESPETSYLFSAEKDSVHKKLRYATQRFWNKNLANTPQILSSSFRGKYIWKQNDVLYFEGKTICMIKDDSWRNKVSNNPLNIDYLYLCKGYKGKLVWLMPLFNTKKVVIDASLSDYKRKAIEKECKLLGIDYFSISEKGAYKITL; translated from the coding sequence ATGACTTTACACCTGCACAAATATCCCTTTGTACGCTTTCTCGTACCCCTGATTCTGGGGATATGTTTCAGTCATTCGTTTCTTCATGAAACAGGATGCAGCGGAGTTGTCATGGGCACACTTTGCCTCATGTGTGTACTCTCTTTTATTCTTTATCACATTCTGAAGAAATACTCATACAGGTGGATTACAGGAGTTTGCATATATTTGCTGCTATTCACCATTGGTACAGGAATAACCGAATTACATCTATCATCGGCAAATTATCAATGGTCATCCGAAAAGTGCGTTTACAAAGCACAACTTACGGAAGATCCAAAAGAGAAAGAACACAGCATACTTTGTCCGGCATCGGTAATTGCAAGTCAGGATTCTGCAGGAAGTCATTCAGTAGAGAAGAAGGTTCTGCTTTACCTCACGAAAGATTCAGCAAGCCAACAGCTTAAGCGAGGAGACCAGTTACTTTTCTATGGACAGATAACCGCACCTCGCAACAATGGAAATCCCGAAGAGTTCGATTATGCTTCTTATCTGCTTCATCAGAATATTAGCGGAACAGCCTTTGCGTATACCGGGAACTGGCAACTAAAAGGATACGATCAGCACAGAACGTTGAAACAAACTGCCCTGGATTACCGGAAGCTGTTGCTGGAAAAAATAAAGCATCTGGGATTTTCGGGAGATGAATATACCGTTCTTTCAGCTTTAGTATTAGGATATCAGGATGAACTGAGCGAAGATATACGGGAAAGCTATTCCATTTCCGGAGCAAGTCACGTGCTTTCTCTCTCAGGTTTACACATTGGCTTTCTCTATTTCTTGCTGGAATTTCTGCTGAGCTTTGCCAACAGAAAGAGAGGAACGTTGATTGCAAAACAGCTGACCATTATTATCTTGCTATGGGGATTTGCTTTCCTCACCGGACTCCTCTCCCCTGTTGTCCGGTCGGTCATTATGTTTTCATTAATAGCTCTGTCCAGAATACGGAACAATCATCCGGTTACGCTCAACACTCTGGCAGTTGCAGCATTATTAATGCTGGTTTACAACCCTTTTTACCTGTACGATGTAAGCTTTCAGCTATCGTTCACAGCCATAGCCGGAATTGTAATTATCCAGCCATGGCTGGACGGATTGGTTAAAACAGAAAACCGCATTGTGAAATATGTATGGGGATTAATGACTGTTTCCATTGCAGCACAGATAATAACCACTCCCATTATTCTTTATTATTTCTCCCGTTTCTCAACCCATTTTTTGCTGACCAATATCATTGTTGTTCCGCTGGTATCAGTCATTATGTATCTGGCCGTTTTTACACTCTGCATAGGGTTCATTTCTCCGTTGCAAACTCTTTTGGCCTTTTTTCTGAAAGAATCTATCAAGTTTCTGAACGGAACAGTGAGTTTTGTTGAACATCTACCCTACTCTTCCATTGATCATATATGGCTCACCACTGCCGATGTAGCTGTGTTTTATCTGTTACTTTTTCTCAGTTCGCTCTATTTCATATCCAGAAAAAAATGGGCACTTTTTGGTTTGTTGCCATGCATTGCACTTCTGATTACCTTCCATGCCAAAGAGAGATATCAGCAACAAAATATTCGTTCAATCATTTTTTATAATGCCCGCAACTGTCCCACGGTTCATTTAATAGAATCGCCGGAAACTTCCTATCTTTTTTCGGCCGAAAAAGATAGTGTACACAAGAAATTACGTTATGCCACACAGCGTTTCTGGAATAAAAATCTGGCAAACACTCCGCAAATACTTTCTTCCAGCTTTCGTGGTAAATATATCTGGAAGCAAAATGACGTACTTTATTTTGAAGGAAAAACCATCTGCATGATAAAAGATGATAGTTGGCGAAACAAAGTTTCCAACAACCCTTTAAACATTGACTATTTATATCTTTGTAAAGGGTATAAAGGTAAATTAGTGTGGCTCATGCCACTTTTCAATACAAAGAAAGTGGTTATTGATGCCTCTTTGAGCGATTACAAACGAAAAGCCATTGAAAAAGAATGCAAGCTTCTAGGTATTGACTATTTCTCTATATCAGAAAAAGGAGCTTACAAAATCACGCTTTAA
- a CDS encoding bifunctional oligoribonuclease/PAP phosphatase NrnA, translating into MLTKIIDQANIDLFGEWLKETEKVVIVSHTSPDGDAMGSSLGLYHFLISQNKTVNVIVPNAFPEFLKWMPGAKEITLYNHDKEKADKLVADADMICCLDFNGLKRIDDLGLVVKEAKARKVMVDHHPFPDDFCSIVMSHPEISSTSELVFRLICRLGYFDEMTKEGAECIYTGMMTDTGSFTYNSNSREIYYIISQLISKGIDKDDINRNVYNTYSESRLRLMGYVLHSKMKVYSESHSAMIWLTQEELKNFNYVKGDAEGFVNIPLSIKEVKFSAFFREDTNMIKVSLRSVGDFPCNKFASEYFNGGGHLNASGGEFYGTMQEAIDTFEKGLKKYESLLTANN; encoded by the coding sequence ATGTTGACAAAAATAATAGATCAGGCCAATATCGATCTTTTCGGTGAATGGCTAAAAGAAACTGAGAAAGTAGTTATAGTATCGCATACTTCGCCCGATGGAGATGCTATGGGCTCTTCATTAGGACTTTATCATTTTCTTATTTCGCAGAATAAAACAGTAAATGTTATTGTACCCAATGCCTTTCCGGAATTTCTGAAATGGATGCCGGGTGCTAAGGAAATTACACTTTACAATCACGACAAAGAGAAAGCCGACAAACTGGTAGCCGATGCCGACATGATTTGCTGTCTCGACTTCAACGGACTGAAACGTATTGACGATCTTGGTCTGGTTGTAAAAGAGGCTAAAGCACGTAAAGTAATGGTAGACCATCATCCATTTCCGGACGATTTCTGCTCTATCGTAATGTCTCATCCTGAGATTTCTTCTACGTCCGAACTGGTTTTCCGGTTAATCTGCCGCCTGGGTTATTTTGATGAAATGACCAAAGAAGGAGCCGAATGTATATATACCGGTATGATGACCGATACAGGGAGCTTTACTTATAACTCAAACAGCCGGGAGATATACTATATTATCAGTCAGCTAATTTCCAAAGGCATCGACAAGGATGATATAAACCGTAACGTTTATAATACCTACTCCGAAAGTCGTCTGCGCCTGATGGGATATGTTCTTCATTCAAAAATGAAAGTATATTCTGAATCTCATTCGGCTATGATCTGGCTCACTCAGGAAGAACTAAAGAATTTTAACTATGTAAAAGGAGATGCAGAAGGTTTTGTAAACATTCCATTGTCTATTAAAGAAGTAAAGTTCTCAGCCTTTTTCCGTGAAGATACAAACATGATAAAGGTTTCATTACGTTCTGTGGGAGATTTTCCATGTAACAAATTCGCTTCAGAATACTTCAATGGTGGCGGACACTTGAATGCTTCGGGAGGAGAGTTCTACGGAACAATGCAAGAAGCTATCGATACCTTCGAAAAGGGACTGAAAAAATATGAATCGCTATTAACTGCGAATAATTAG
- the glmM gene encoding phosphoglucosamine mutase, translating to MTLIKSISGIRGTIGGQAGEGLNPLDIVKFTSAYATLIRKTCKSTSNKIVVGRDARISGKMVNNVVVGTLMGMGYDVVDIGLASTPTTELAVTMEGACGGLILTASHNPKQWNALKLLNENGEFLNAAEGEEVLRIAEAEEFTFADVDSLGSYREDLTYNKKHIESVLALKLVDLEAIRKADFKVAIDCVNSVGGIILPELFEALGVKHVEKLYCEPTGNFQHNPEPLEKNLGDIMNLMKSGKADVAFVVDPDVDRLAMICEDGKMYGEEYTLVTVADYVLKHTPGNTVSNLSSTRALRDVTRKYGQTYNASAVGEVNVVTKMKDTNAVIGGEGNGGVIYPESHYGRDALVGIALFLSHLAHEGKKVSELRATYPPYFIAKNKVELTPSIDVDAILAKVKEIYAKEEINDIDGVKIDFPDKWVHLRKSNTEPIIRVYSEASTMEAAEEIGQKIMDVIAELAK from the coding sequence ATGACACTTATCAAATCAATTTCCGGTATCCGCGGAACCATTGGCGGACAGGCCGGCGAGGGTTTAAACCCACTCGACATTGTAAAATTCACATCTGCTTACGCAACGTTAATAAGAAAGACATGCAAGTCTACAAGTAATAAGATTGTAGTAGGTCGCGACGCTCGTATTTCAGGTAAAATGGTTAATAACGTAGTTGTTGGAACCTTAATGGGAATGGGCTATGATGTTGTTGATATCGGTCTGGCTTCTACTCCAACTACAGAACTTGCCGTTACAATGGAAGGCGCTTGCGGAGGTCTTATTCTTACTGCCAGTCACAATCCAAAACAATGGAATGCACTTAAGCTGTTAAATGAAAACGGAGAATTCCTGAATGCAGCAGAAGGAGAAGAAGTTCTACGTATTGCAGAAGCAGAAGAGTTTACTTTTGCAGATGTTGATAGTCTGGGATCTTACCGTGAAGATTTAACTTACAACAAAAAGCATATTGAAAGTGTATTAGCACTTAAATTAGTTGACTTGGAAGCTATTCGCAAAGCCGATTTCAAAGTAGCTATTGACTGTGTTAACTCTGTGGGAGGTATTATTCTTCCTGAATTATTCGAAGCTCTGGGCGTAAAGCATGTTGAAAAACTATATTGCGAACCAACAGGAAACTTCCAACACAATCCAGAACCGCTTGAAAAGAACTTAGGAGACATCATGAACCTGATGAAGAGCGGCAAAGCTGATGTTGCATTCGTGGTTGACCCAGACGTAGACCGCTTAGCCATGATTTGTGAAGACGGAAAAATGTACGGAGAAGAATATACATTGGTAACAGTTGCCGATTACGTATTGAAGCACACTCCTGGAAATACCGTTTCAAACTTAAGTTCTACCCGTGCTCTTCGCGACGTAACCCGTAAATACGGACAAACTTACAATGCATCTGCCGTAGGTGAAGTAAACGTGGTAACTAAAATGAAAGATACTAACGCTGTGATAGGCGGTGAAGGCAACGGAGGAGTTATCTACCCTGAAAGCCATTACGGACGTGACGCATTGGTTGGTATCGCTCTTTTCCTTAGCCATCTGGCTCACGAAGGAAAGAAGGTAAGCGAACTGAGAGCTACTTATCCTCCTTACTTTATTGCTAAAAATAAAGTGGAACTAACTCCTTCAATTGATGTAGATGCTATCCTTGCAAAAGTAAAAGAAATCTATGCGAAAGAAGAAATCAACGATATTGATGGCGTAAAGATTGACTTCCCAGATAAATGGGTTCACTTGAGAAAGAGTAACACAGAACCAATTATCCGTGTATATTCTGAAGCCTCAACAATGGAAGCTGCAGAAGAAATTGGTCAGAAGATTATGGATGTAATTGCTGAACTGGCAAAATAA
- a CDS encoding glycoside hydrolase family 28 protein produces MKKIICLSLFLLLTNIMFAQNEQALYESILSKITPPSIPEKTISITRYGAKGDGVKDCKPAFDKAMKAALKSKGGLHIVVPAGVYFIKGPIHFVSNVCLDLTEGAELKFSDNPADYLPVVSTSWEGTFVSNYSPFIYGYEVENVSIIGKGKIDGNAQKTFGTWRSNQGKDVERTRYVNHNNVPFAERSFGEGHYLRPQLIQFYKSKNILLEGVFITNSPFWCIHLLKSENITCRKLKYDAKLVNNDGIDPEYSKNILIEDIDFNNGDDNVAIKAGRDNEGRATATPSENIIIRNCRFKGLHGVVLGSEMSSGIQNVFVRDCSFAGYCKRGIYFKTNPDRGGFIRNIYINNVEFDNVEDLFFITSAYARTETNQFNVTDISDVYVNGLKCKKASNAGLVIQGYPKNIVHDIHFRNVEVQEAKIGVSFTNAERIEMSNVTIGGIVGAPSTVSDKDKIFEKK; encoded by the coding sequence ATGAAAAAAATAATTTGTTTGAGTCTGTTCTTGCTACTCACAAACATCATGTTTGCTCAGAATGAACAGGCATTGTATGAATCAATTCTAAGTAAAATCACCCCTCCGTCTATTCCCGAAAAGACAATAAGCATTACCCGCTACGGAGCAAAAGGCGATGGTGTAAAAGATTGCAAGCCAGCATTCGACAAGGCAATGAAGGCCGCCCTGAAAAGCAAAGGAGGATTGCACATAGTTGTTCCTGCCGGTGTATATTTTATAAAAGGACCAATTCACTTTGTAAGCAATGTCTGTCTTGATTTGACAGAAGGAGCCGAACTGAAGTTCAGCGATAATCCTGCAGATTATCTTCCGGTTGTATCAACGAGCTGGGAAGGAACATTCGTTTCTAATTACAGCCCATTTATTTATGGATACGAAGTAGAAAACGTTTCAATAATCGGTAAAGGAAAAATAGACGGAAATGCACAGAAAACATTCGGTACATGGAGAAGCAATCAGGGAAAAGATGTTGAGCGTACACGTTATGTGAACCATAACAATGTGCCGTTTGCTGAACGTAGCTTTGGTGAAGGACATTACTTACGTCCGCAACTAATACAGTTTTACAAATCTAAAAACATATTATTGGAAGGTGTGTTTATAACTAATTCGCCTTTCTGGTGCATTCATTTACTTAAAAGTGAAAACATTACTTGCAGAAAACTGAAATACGATGCCAAACTGGTAAATAATGACGGTATTGATCCTGAGTATTCAAAGAATATCCTTATTGAAGATATCGATTTCAATAACGGAGATGATAATGTTGCCATAAAAGCTGGTAGAGACAACGAAGGACGTGCTACAGCAACACCCTCGGAGAATATTATTATCCGGAACTGTCGCTTTAAAGGACTACATGGCGTGGTATTAGGAAGCGAAATGTCATCCGGTATTCAAAATGTATTCGTGAGAGATTGTTCATTTGCCGGTTATTGCAAACGAGGTATTTATTTTAAAACAAATCCCGATCGTGGTGGATTTATTCGCAATATCTATATAAATAATGTAGAATTCGATAATGTTGAAGATCTGTTCTTTATAACGTCAGCCTATGCACGTACCGAGACCAACCAATTTAATGTAACTGATATTAGTGATGTATATGTAAACGGGTTGAAATGTAAGAAGGCATCGAATGCCGGATTAGTAATTCAGGGCTATCCAAAGAATATTGTACATGATATTCATTTCAGGAACGTAGAGGTTCAGGAAGCAAAGATAGGTGTTAGCTTCACGAATGCAGAACGTATTGAGATGTCTAATGTCACTATTGGAGGCATTGTAGGTGCTCCATCTACAGTTTCGGACAAAGATAAGATCTTTGAAAAAAAATAG
- a CDS encoding GlsB/YeaQ/YmgE family stress response membrane protein, giving the protein MLGGIVIGIIAGYVAGRIMRGGGFGCFVNLILGIIGGVLGSWLFGLLGIYTTGSIGHLVTATVGAIALLWVSSLFSSKKH; this is encoded by the coding sequence ATGTTGGGTGGTATTGTTATTGGCATCATAGCCGGTTATGTAGCCGGTAGGATAATGAGAGGCGGTGGCTTTGGCTGTTTTGTGAACCTGATTCTTGGAATAATAGGTGGTGTGTTGGGTAGTTGGCTGTTTGGCTTACTCGGCATTTATACCACCGGATCTATCGGACACTTAGTAACTGCAACCGTAGGCGCCATTGCTTTGCTTTGGGTTTCTTCGCTGTTCTCCTCAAAAAAGCATTAA
- a CDS encoding NUDIX domain-containing protein has product MYKDNNEEMFPLVDELGNITGAASRGECHNGSKLLHPVVHLHVFNDKGELFLQKRPAWKDIQPDKWDTAVGGHIDLGENAEQALKREVSEELGITEYEPQFVTSYVFESKVEKELVFVYKTIYNGEITPSKEELAGGRFWGIQEIKENIGKEVFTPNFEGEIKRVNLLPGIE; this is encoded by the coding sequence ATGTATAAAGATAATAATGAAGAGATGTTCCCGTTGGTAGACGAACTGGGGAATATTACCGGAGCTGCTTCGAGAGGGGAGTGCCATAACGGTAGTAAGCTATTGCATCCGGTGGTGCACCTTCATGTTTTCAACGATAAAGGTGAGTTGTTCCTGCAGAAGCGTCCGGCATGGAAAGATATTCAGCCCGATAAATGGGATACAGCGGTAGGCGGACATATTGATTTAGGCGAGAATGCCGAGCAGGCATTGAAGCGTGAAGTAAGCGAGGAACTTGGTATTACCGAATACGAACCTCAGTTTGTTACCAGCTATGTGTTTGAATCTAAAGTAGAAAAAGAACTTGTCTTTGTATATAAAACCATCTATAATGGTGAGATAACTCCCAGTAAAGAGGAACTGGCAGGTGGACGATTCTGGGGCATTCAGGAAATAAAGGAGAATATAGGGAAAGAGGTCTTTACACCAAATTTCGAAGGCGAGATTAAGCGAGTGAATTTACTTCCCGGTATTGAATGA